Proteins from a single region of Sphaerochaeta globosa str. Buddy:
- a CDS encoding RNA-binding domain-containing protein: protein MRYESIESKILEFKDRLDDYSRLLETVTAFANTQGGTIIIGIRDSDWLIVGLDRDDIERYSQELPLAIVDAVSPQIAVDLYEQHIGGKTCVTIRVFPGPQKPYFLKRVGYPLGVFIRFGAHNRVADTYAIEQFSQSRSGVRYEQQPCPEISYEDLSKDLLGNLFTDYDQSILIGAGYALAEVSGRTIPNVAGTLLFYPNHQKIIAESGITVSVYADDDKRYLIKKEDFSGGLIPMVEQVYAFIMSLLGSHYELDGLVKRPVAYDIPQTAIREALVNTVAHRAYDYEAPTRITLFPDRIEFLNPGTFYAPINPENLKEGLSRYRNPLISDALRKKGYMEKQGIGINLIITSCLEAGLGEPQFIELEHHVKLVMFRRQSSADYVSDAPEYPYDIPVMKRYFSAKGFFSSKEFAQYIGKSLSMAKKVLFDLQQQKVVEMVGKGPATKYRFIN, encoded by the coding sequence ATGCGATATGAATCAATTGAGTCAAAAATCCTGGAATTTAAGGACCGGTTAGATGACTACTCCCGACTGCTGGAGACAGTCACAGCCTTCGCAAATACGCAGGGAGGAACAATCATCATCGGTATCAGGGATAGTGATTGGTTGATTGTCGGTTTAGACAGGGACGATATTGAACGCTATAGCCAAGAACTACCTCTGGCTATCGTAGATGCCGTATCACCACAAATTGCGGTAGACTTGTACGAACAGCATATCGGAGGGAAGACCTGTGTAACAATCCGTGTATTTCCAGGCCCGCAGAAACCTTATTTTCTGAAAAGAGTAGGGTATCCCCTTGGGGTGTTCATCCGTTTTGGCGCTCATAACAGGGTTGCTGATACCTATGCAATCGAGCAATTCTCCCAGAGCCGTAGTGGGGTACGGTACGAACAGCAACCCTGTCCAGAGATTTCCTATGAGGATCTCTCGAAAGATTTGCTTGGGAATCTGTTCACCGACTATGACCAATCGATACTCATTGGAGCCGGATATGCTTTAGCAGAAGTATCGGGCAGGACCATCCCAAATGTTGCTGGTACGCTGTTGTTCTACCCTAACCATCAAAAAATCATTGCAGAGTCAGGAATTACGGTAAGTGTCTATGCAGATGATGATAAACGGTACTTGATCAAGAAAGAGGATTTCTCTGGTGGGCTCATTCCCATGGTTGAGCAAGTGTACGCTTTCATCATGAGTCTTCTGGGCTCACACTATGAGCTGGATGGATTGGTCAAGCGTCCGGTAGCGTATGACATACCGCAAACTGCCATTCGTGAAGCGCTTGTCAATACAGTGGCACATAGGGCTTACGACTATGAGGCTCCTACGCGGATTACTCTTTTTCCGGATAGGATTGAATTCTTGAATCCGGGTACGTTCTATGCTCCCATCAATCCAGAGAATCTCAAGGAAGGCCTTTCTCGATACCGAAATCCCTTGATTTCCGATGCCTTGAGGAAGAAAGGATATATGGAAAAGCAAGGTATAGGTATCAACCTCATCATAACAAGTTGCCTTGAAGCCGGTCTCGGTGAGCCCCAGTTCATCGAGCTTGAGCATCATGTGAAACTGGTCATGTTCAGAAGGCAATCAAGCGCCGATTATGTTTCTGATGCTCCAGAGTATCCCTACGACATTCCTGTCATGAAGCGATATTTCTCAGCAAAAGGATTCTTTTCCTCCAAGGAATTCGCCCAATACATTGGTAAATCACTATCTATGGCCAAGAAGGTACTGTTTGATTTACAACAGCAGAAGGTGGTTGAAATGGTTGGCAAAGGTCCTGCCACGAAGTATCGGTTTATCAACTAG
- a CDS encoding helix-turn-helix domain-containing protein — protein sequence MHIEEEPTIMMDVQRMAWYKESKAEETPGGNLRFYRRLAHMNQTELGSKLGISKQFVSNMENGIKPISRAMALKLGSLFDVPAGRFI from the coding sequence ATGCACATTGAAGAAGAACCCACAATCATGATGGACGTTCAACGGATGGCTTGGTACAAGGAGTCGAAGGCCGAAGAGACTCCAGGAGGCAATTTGCGTTTCTACCGGAGGCTTGCCCATATGAATCAGACCGAGCTTGGCAGCAAGCTGGGAATTTCCAAGCAGTTTGTATCCAACATGGAGAACGGGATCAAACCCATAAGCAGGGCTATGGCCCTTAAGCTGGGATCCTTGTTCGATGTGCCTGCAGGCCGATTCATCTAG
- a CDS encoding nitrilase family protein, with protein MHNIKAASVQFRHKAGDKQANLKTITHFVEQAANKGVNLIVFPEMCITGYWHVRNLSKEEIIDLAEPVPSGSSVHYLRSLSLQYGMTIGAGLIEISEQGELYNSYVVTLSDGTVHTHRKLHTFISAHMQSGSSYTVFDIPEGVRLGVLTCYDNNIVENARITALLGAEVLLAPHQTGGCNSASPKGMKRIDVALWEERSTKEAELLSEFQGPKGRQWLMRWLPSRAHDNGMFLIFSNGVGRDDDEVRTGNAMILDPYGEVLAESKAIEQDMVIAELDASLLPSSNGRRWMKARRPELYSPLSEKTGKEEDTRTVRFRYE; from the coding sequence ATGCACAACATCAAGGCAGCGAGCGTACAGTTCCGGCATAAGGCGGGGGACAAGCAGGCAAACCTGAAGACCATTACACACTTTGTAGAGCAGGCAGCAAACAAAGGAGTCAACCTCATCGTCTTTCCCGAGATGTGCATCACCGGTTACTGGCATGTGCGCAATCTCAGCAAAGAAGAGATCATAGACCTTGCAGAACCAGTTCCATCCGGTTCATCGGTCCACTATCTGAGGAGTCTTTCCCTGCAATATGGCATGACCATCGGAGCGGGGTTGATTGAAATTTCAGAGCAAGGCGAGCTCTACAATTCCTATGTCGTGACGCTCAGCGACGGCACTGTCCACACACACAGAAAACTGCATACCTTCATCAGCGCCCATATGCAAAGCGGGTCCTCCTACACCGTCTTCGACATTCCAGAGGGAGTGAGGTTGGGAGTACTTACCTGCTACGATAACAACATCGTGGAGAATGCCCGCATCACAGCCCTTCTGGGGGCTGAGGTGCTGCTCGCCCCCCACCAGACAGGCGGGTGCAACTCTGCTAGTCCGAAGGGCATGAAACGAATCGATGTTGCACTGTGGGAGGAGCGTTCAACAAAAGAAGCAGAGCTCCTCTCTGAGTTCCAAGGCCCTAAGGGCCGACAGTGGTTGATGCGCTGGCTTCCCTCCCGTGCCCATGACAACGGCATGTTCCTGATCTTCAGCAACGGGGTTGGAAGGGATGACGATGAGGTACGTACCGGCAATGCCATGATCCTCGATCCCTACGGGGAGGTACTTGCAGAGTCAAAAGCGATCGAGCAGGATATGGTTATTGCTGAGTTGGATGCTTCATTGCTTCCCTCAAGCAATGGCAGACGATGGATGAAGGCCCGCAGGCCCGAGCTCTACTCCCCTCTCTCAGAGAAAACAGGGAAGGAAGAGGATACCAGAACGGTGAGGTTTAGGTATGAATAA
- a CDS encoding mannitol dehydrogenase family protein, with amino-acid sequence MHEILRKNYTTELLPHFIVKSKEGGRLKGGGENTMLGNTDFHSLDSRIKVPSYDRSALKPHIVHLGLGHFHRSHFCYYLHQLLEQGVTDWGIEEIDLVPSHTDEIAKKQEYLYTLCSRDPAGGRQMTVIECILGYTKGWEDKRQAIALMKRPQTKLITLSITEKGYCYDNHTQALDWQHPLLQHDLHSPQDPQSAIGFLSLALFERCQENREKLTIASCDNIPSNGHVLKRCILQYCSKVFPSIVPWIEQKVAFPLSMVDRITPSTKTEDIQFIEREYGLRDEWLVVSEHFLQWVIEPDGLEGLPPFEKAGALVTKDVEAFETMKIRLLNGSHSALAYPALLSGYTYVDEALSDSMLRSFIRDRYMREVGETLLPIPGYDFEAYKDQLIERFSNPYCSDTLLRLAQDGSKKFANALVPALRIALEKGLPHKAMVCTLALWAHFLRRHASLVDDQACEALIQAVSLLELDVKPFFGLIGLAGERYEVLEPLVRSYLTLIETEGVIPVLAHCQ; translated from the coding sequence GTGCATGAAATCCTCCGCAAAAACTATACCACAGAATTGTTGCCACACTTCATTGTAAAATCCAAAGAAGGTGGTAGGCTGAAGGGCGGAGGTGAAAACACCATGCTTGGCAATACTGATTTTCATTCCTTGGATTCTCGGATCAAGGTACCCTCATACGATCGATCAGCTCTAAAACCGCATATTGTACACCTAGGGCTAGGGCACTTTCATCGCTCGCACTTCTGTTACTATCTGCACCAACTTTTAGAGCAAGGAGTGACGGACTGGGGCATCGAGGAGATTGATCTTGTCCCCTCCCATACAGACGAGATTGCAAAAAAGCAGGAGTATCTGTACACCCTCTGCAGCAGAGACCCTGCCGGAGGCCGACAGATGACGGTCATCGAGTGCATCCTTGGCTATACCAAGGGGTGGGAGGACAAGAGACAAGCCATCGCTCTGATGAAGCGGCCTCAGACAAAACTCATCACACTCTCCATCACTGAAAAGGGATATTGCTACGACAACCACACCCAGGCCCTGGACTGGCAGCACCCCCTGCTGCAGCACGACCTGCATAGTCCCCAGGATCCACAGTCGGCGATAGGATTTCTTTCGCTCGCTCTGTTTGAGCGTTGCCAAGAGAACAGGGAGAAGCTCACCATCGCCTCCTGTGACAACATACCCTCCAACGGGCATGTGTTGAAACGGTGCATCCTCCAATACTGCTCCAAGGTTTTTCCATCCATCGTACCGTGGATTGAACAAAAGGTTGCTTTCCCTCTATCCATGGTGGATAGGATTACCCCCAGCACCAAGACCGAAGATATTCAGTTTATAGAGAGGGAGTATGGCTTGAGGGATGAGTGGCTGGTGGTCAGTGAACACTTTCTGCAGTGGGTGATCGAACCCGATGGCTTGGAAGGACTCCCGCCATTTGAGAAGGCGGGTGCCTTGGTCACCAAGGACGTTGAAGCCTTTGAGACGATGAAGATCAGGCTGCTCAATGGAAGTCACTCGGCTTTGGCGTATCCTGCGCTCCTGTCGGGGTATACCTATGTGGATGAAGCCCTTTCTGATTCAATGCTTCGGTCGTTCATTCGGGATCGCTACATGCGTGAAGTCGGGGAAACCCTGCTTCCCATCCCCGGGTACGACTTCGAGGCATACAAGGACCAGCTGATCGAACGCTTTTCCAATCCGTATTGCAGCGATACGCTGCTGCGCCTTGCCCAGGACGGTTCCAAGAAATTCGCCAATGCCCTGGTTCCGGCACTCAGGATTGCTTTGGAGAAAGGCCTGCCTCACAAGGCGATGGTCTGCACGCTCGCCCTGTGGGCTCATTTCCTACGTAGGCATGCATCGTTGGTTGATGACCAGGCTTGTGAAGCTCTTATACAGGCCGTTTCACTGCTGGAGTTAGATGTGAAACCGTTCTTCGGTCTCATCGGGCTTGCAGGTGAGCGGTATGAGGTCCTTGAGCCTTTGGTTCGGTCGTATCTCACATTGATTGAAACTGAAGGAGTGATACCTGTATTGGCTCACTGTCAATGA